Genomic DNA from Schistocerca americana isolate TAMUIC-IGC-003095 chromosome 6, iqSchAmer2.1, whole genome shotgun sequence:
TGGATGACCGTCTGCATGTTTCCGTTCAACATTCAGgctattacaccggttattaatgtaccactaatttacatttttggttcaaatggctctgagcactatgggacttaacatgtgaggtcatgagtcccctagaacttagaactacttaaacctaattaacataaggacatcacacacatccatgcccgaggcaggattcgaacctgcgaccgtagcggtctcgctgttccagactgaagtgtctagagccactcggccacttaggccggcttttCAGTGGTTTGCAATGTtagtcagttaaatatgttacctgtaaGGAGACATTCCCCaacttcattactctacgttaattatattttggtgttacaACCTTTTCCGTGAATGTAGTTCTTGTAGATCGCATTCTTCCGTCTGAAAATGTCAAatttagttgtgtatcttaagttaTCTAATATCACGTACTTTGAAAAAACAGAATTGTTTTATCAGTTTTATGTAATCAAAAGGTCTTATTAAACATATAAAACTTTTGCAtgaagagtggttggttggttggtctgtgggaggggaccaaacggagAAGTCGCGCTCCAACATCGAGAATGATTTTAGTCTCTGAGACCCTGCCTGCTCGTGGGGACTCGAAATTTAAGAAAAGACGAAAGTTTATATTAATTCTCGCTGTTATGAGTGTGCTCTCGTATTATGATTCTGCATAATTTATTACCTACACAATTGGGATTTATTTACGATTCAAGACAATTCGCCTCAACTGTCACTAGACCGTCCCTTTCATTTCTGTTGCATTGCAGGTGATGACCGCGGAAGCCACCACCGTGCTGCCTGCGTGGCTGGACAAGCAGTTCGCGGAGACTTCGCTGAAGGAGAGCGACGCGTCCAGAGACTTGAAGGTCACCTCGGTGGCTGTGCACAGGGCGACGGCTACGGGCGACAACTACCTCAGCGACGTCTACCGCATGACTGTCAAGCTGGAGTGCGACGCCAGTCCCCATGGCAGCTCCCTGTCACTGATCATCAAGTGCCTCCCGACGCGAGAGGCGATGCAGAAGATGGCGCAGGAGATGCAAGCCTTCGAGAAAGAGACTCGCATGTTCTGCGATACCATTCCCGCGATGTCACAAATCCTGGAGAAGGCGGCACCCGGTAAATGCACGCAGCTGTCTGCCAAGTGTTTCGCCTCTGGGAGGCAGCCGGTCAGCTATCTGGTTCTCGAGGACTTGAAGGCCAGAGGGTTCTCGCTGGCGAAGAGGTGCAGCGGACTCGATTTGGCGCACTCCAAACTCGTGGTCAGGAAACTGGCAGAGTTCCACGCGGCCTCCGTCAAGCTGTTCGAGCAGGACCCGTCGGCTCTGGACAACTACCTGGTCTTCAAGTCGTTCCACGGACCTACGGCGCAGCAACTGGAGACCTTCTTGAAACAGGGTTGCAGGTTACTTGCGGATCAGTTGGACACGTTAGACGGATCGTTCTCAGAGTATGCGCCGAGGATACGAACTCTCGCAGAAAGCATATTTCCACGGCTAGCTGACTTGACACAGCGGAAGGGAAAGTTTCGTGTGCTAACCCACGCAGATACATGGGTCAACAACATCATGTTCAGATACGCTGCAGGAGTCGTCCAAGACGTGGTCCTTCTCGATTTCCAGTTGTCTTCCTACATTTCACCTTCGATTGACTTGCAATATTTTACTCACACAAGCCTTACGGAAGAAGTGTACGCCAATCATTTAACAGATCTTCTGAAAGAGTACCACAGCCGTTTAATCGAGGTGATGGACGATATTGGTATCAGTACGGACAAACAGATGTCCTTTGAGGAGCTACTGGAGGATTTCGAGGCGCATGCACTGTACGCCGTTTTTTCGGCAGTAGCAGTGCTGCCAATCGTGCGCACTCAAGACGAAACTAGATTCGATGTGGAAGCGTCTCTGAACGAAAGTGACAGTGCTGCCAACAGAAACACCTTCGCGAGCGCTCAGTATACGCAGGCTATAAAACAAATGCTGCCAGAATTTGAAAAGAGAGGCCTACTGTAGTCGCCTTGTTGCGTGTCAGAAGCAACTCACTCAGGATGGACGAATTTTCTCCTTCTTGATTTGCTCTCCCAATTTCGCCACTGCCTCCACTACGCTCATTTCCTTATGAAAGAGGAGAAACGTAAGTTAGCCAACTTAATACGAAAGACGGTCTAGAATGTGCGTGATCGTAGCACTGTACACCCTAGGCGTACTATGAGTGCATTACAGCCTAATCCGCTTCAGACAGCTCGTTGGAATCTACCTGTGTACCTCACATCACGACTACAAATTGGGCCTAAATGTAAGGCTCGCCCACTCCCCACTCTACGCTGCATACCGAGGTCAACGTCAGCATGGTGCTTCGACATGAGGCACAAACTTTTACACTCTGAACCCCTGTCGATTTCGGATGGACTGTGTAGTTGCTTAAGACTAATATGTGGTTACTTGATAGACTCGATGTGGATAGTGTTCCCGAAGTATGTACTTTCTTGTGTTCGACGACTGGACCATCCATGTTCTTGACCGAGTGTCCATGTTTTCTGTACCGGTAACTGACCAGCGTGAAAATAAATCTGTCTAGTGCAGACGCAATAAAATTAGATATGAAATATTTATATCAAATATATTTCTCGGAATCAGAAACCTTGTCTCCTTAACCTCTTAGTTGTAAGCTATAACCAGTAAAATTTGAATGATGAGATAGAGAActgttcagttgaaacttccgggctgagaggccgtagtcgatgtataaaatttccacctaacgtttcgtctccatcggCGGgaaacatcttctgaggtcgtccggctactgccactgaggctccaggtactctcgcgtTTATAGGGCGCATAGAGGCCACCactattcgtcacgtgatgccgacggtatgcctatctttggaaggagTCATccttctcgattaagagtaatcgattgtcattttgCTGGCACAACGTCGAcatccaaattttgtccaatttaaaaacttcctcttttctattaaaattattatgatgtttgtgaatctctattgcttctctatacatgcgcgcatgataacgggatgttcgtgctagaacgcttgtctcattaaatttaatttcgtggtttcCATCTCGAAAAACACGCTCAGCTACgcccgatttttcgatgtgtcctaagcgacagtttcttttatgatcggctaagcgggtgtttacacttcttttcgttgttccaatatatacttgtccacaactgcatggatttttgtataccccaggtgttgctagggggtgtcgggcgtcgtttgcagttcttaaatattccttaatcttctttgtaggtctgaagattgtttcgatcccataaatggc
This window encodes:
- the LOC124620274 gene encoding uncharacterized protein LOC124620274, producing MTAEATTVLPAWLDKQFAETSLKESDASRDLKVTSVAVHRATATGDNYLSDVYRMTVKLECDASPHGSSLSLIIKCLPTREAMQKMAQEMQAFEKETRMFCDTIPAMSQILEKAAPGKCTQLSAKCFASGRQPVSYLVLEDLKARGFSLAKRCSGLDLAHSKLVVRKLAEFHAASVKLFEQDPSALDNYLVFKSFHGPTAQQLETFLKQGCRLLADQLDTLDGSFSEYAPRIRTLAESIFPRLADLTQRKGKFRVLTHADTWVNNIMFRYAAGVVQDVVLLDFQLSSYISPSIDLQYFTHTSLTEEVYANHLTDLLKEYHSRLIEVMDDIGISTDKQMSFEELLEDFEAHALYAVFSAVAVLPIVRTQDETRFDVEASLNESDSAANRNTFASAQYTQAIKQMLPEFEKRGLL